In Bacillus sp. Cs-700, one genomic interval encodes:
- a CDS encoding 3-hydroxybutyrate dehydrogenase, whose protein sequence is MVNNKTVFITGAARGIGFEIGETFAANGAKVVLSDINEEGTKKAAQKLRDKGYEVIGIKADVTSEDEIKQAIDRTVEEYGRVDVLINNAGLQHVAALEDFPTEKFRMMQDIMLTAPFIATKHVFPIMKEQGFGRIINMASINGVIGFAGKAAYNSAKHGVIGLTKVSALEGAEHGITVNAMAPGYVDTPLVRGQMEDLAKERGVELEKVLEEVIYPLVPQKRLLEVKEIADYSMFIASDAAKSITGQALLIDGGYTAQ, encoded by the coding sequence ATGGTTAACAACAAGACTGTATTTATTACAGGAGCAGCTAGAGGAATTGGATTTGAAATTGGTGAGACATTTGCAGCAAATGGTGCAAAAGTTGTTCTTTCTGATATAAATGAAGAGGGTACAAAGAAAGCTGCCCAAAAACTTCGAGATAAAGGCTATGAAGTTATCGGGATCAAAGCAGACGTTACAAGTGAAGATGAAATCAAACAAGCGATTGATCGTACTGTTGAAGAATACGGTCGCGTAGATGTACTTATTAATAATGCGGGGCTTCAACATGTTGCTGCATTAGAAGATTTTCCAACTGAGAAATTCAGAATGATGCAAGATATTATGCTAACAGCTCCATTTATTGCTACGAAACATGTTTTTCCAATTATGAAGGAACAAGGATTTGGTCGAATTATAAACATGGCATCAATCAATGGAGTAATTGGTTTTGCTGGTAAAGCCGCATATAACAGCGCAAAACATGGTGTGATCGGTCTTACGAAAGTATCTGCACTTGAAGGTGCAGAGCACGGCATTACAGTAAATGCTATGGCACCTGGCTATGTGGATACACCGCTTGTAAGAGGACAAATGGAAGATTTAGCGAAAGAACGTGGAGTAGAGCTTGAGAAGGTATTGGAAGAAGTTATTTACCCTCTCGTTCCACAAAAACGACTACTTGAAGTGAAAGAGATTGCCGACTACTCAATGTTTATCGCAAGCGATGCAGCGAA